One Tomitella gaofuii DNA segment encodes these proteins:
- a CDS encoding LuxR C-terminal-related transcriptional regulator, protein MTVNGSIARGGASEADGVSVEVGANTGNEERRLRLVSAGADATAAPALSAREVEVLLAWFRSESKSEAAQELYISVGTLNTHLARVRAKYAKAGRVASTKAALVVRALQDGLVSLDDW, encoded by the coding sequence ATGACTGTGAACGGATCGATCGCACGCGGCGGGGCGTCCGAAGCGGATGGCGTCTCCGTCGAGGTGGGTGCAAACACCGGAAATGAGGAGCGGCGGCTGCGACTGGTCAGCGCCGGCGCCGATGCCACGGCCGCGCCGGCGCTGTCAGCGCGTGAGGTGGAGGTGCTGCTGGCCTGGTTCCGGTCGGAGTCCAAGTCGGAGGCCGCGCAGGAGCTGTACATCTCGGTGGGGACGCTCAACACCCATCTGGCCCGGGTGCGCGCCAAGTACGCGAAAGCGGGGCGCGTCGCCTCCACCAAGGCCGCGCTGGTGGTGCGCGCGTTGCAGGACGGCCTCGTCTCGCTCGACGACTGGTGA
- a CDS encoding metal-sensitive transcriptional regulator, which yields MAGTPGYAADKAAVRTRLRRVEGQVRGIQRMVEEDTYCIDVLTQISAVNRALESVALALLDDHLHHCVSHAISSGEDADEKLDEATAAIRRLVRS from the coding sequence ATGGCCGGCACCCCGGGTTACGCGGCGGACAAGGCGGCCGTGCGCACACGCCTCCGCCGCGTCGAGGGGCAGGTGCGCGGCATCCAGCGCATGGTGGAGGAGGACACCTACTGCATCGACGTCCTCACCCAGATCTCCGCGGTGAATCGCGCCCTGGAATCCGTCGCGCTCGCGCTGCTGGACGACCACCTGCACCACTGCGTCTCGCACGCGATCTCCTCCGGCGAGGACGCCGACGAGAAGCTCGACGAGGCCACCGCCGCCATCCGGCGGCTCGTGCGCTCCTGA
- the tgt gene encoding tRNA guanosine(34) transglycosylase Tgt encodes MESGLGRTGRLRTPHGDIRTPAFIAVGTKATVKAVLPEAMTELGAQAVLANAYHLYLQPGSDIVEEAGGLGAFMNWPGPTFTDSGGFQVLSLGAGFKKVLAMESVAMQADDVIAAGKERLAHVDDDGVTFKSHLDGSRHRFTPEISMGIQHRLGADIIFAFDELTTLMNTRGYQEESVERTRRWAQRCLDEHHRLAAERPGRPRQALFGVVQGAQYEDLRRQAAKGLVALEDADGGGFDGYGIGGALEKRNLGTIVGWVSEELPEDKPRHLLGISEPEDLFVAVENGADTFDCVQPSRVARNAALYAPDGRFNITTARNRRDFGPIDADCDCYTCAHYSRAYLHHLFKAKEHLAATLATIHNERFTVRLVDGIRTAIDRGEYAEYKQDVLGRFAGGD; translated from the coding sequence ATGGAATCGGGCCTCGGCCGCACCGGCAGGTTACGCACGCCGCACGGCGACATCCGCACGCCAGCCTTCATCGCCGTCGGCACCAAGGCCACGGTCAAGGCGGTGCTGCCGGAGGCGATGACGGAGCTCGGGGCGCAGGCGGTGCTCGCCAACGCCTACCACCTCTACCTGCAGCCGGGGTCGGACATCGTCGAGGAGGCCGGCGGACTGGGCGCGTTCATGAACTGGCCGGGCCCCACGTTCACCGACAGCGGCGGCTTCCAGGTGCTGTCTCTGGGGGCGGGGTTCAAGAAGGTGCTCGCCATGGAGTCGGTGGCGATGCAGGCCGACGACGTCATCGCCGCGGGCAAGGAACGCCTGGCGCACGTCGACGACGACGGGGTGACGTTCAAGTCGCATCTCGACGGGTCCCGCCACCGGTTCACCCCCGAGATCTCGATGGGCATCCAGCACAGGCTGGGGGCCGACATCATCTTCGCCTTCGACGAGCTGACCACGCTGATGAACACGCGCGGGTATCAGGAGGAATCGGTGGAGCGCACGCGGCGGTGGGCGCAGCGGTGCCTCGACGAGCACCACCGGCTCGCCGCGGAGCGGCCCGGCAGGCCGCGGCAGGCCCTGTTCGGGGTGGTGCAGGGCGCGCAGTACGAGGACCTGCGACGGCAGGCGGCCAAGGGTCTCGTCGCGCTGGAGGACGCCGACGGCGGCGGATTCGACGGATACGGGATCGGCGGTGCGCTGGAGAAGCGGAACCTGGGCACCATCGTCGGCTGGGTGAGCGAGGAGCTGCCGGAGGACAAGCCGCGGCACCTGCTGGGCATCAGTGAACCGGAGGACCTGTTCGTCGCCGTCGAGAACGGGGCCGACACCTTCGACTGCGTCCAGCCGTCGCGGGTGGCGCGCAATGCCGCACTGTACGCGCCCGACGGCCGGTTCAACATCACCACGGCGCGCAACCGCCGCGACTTCGGCCCTATCGACGCCGACTGCGACTGCTACACCTGCGCGCACTATTCACGTGCCTACCTGCATCACCTGTTCAAGGCGAAAGAGCACCTGGCGGCGACGCTCGCGACGATCCACAACGAGCGCTTCACCGTGCGGCTGGTCGACGGCATCCGCACCGCCATCGACCGCGGCGAGTACGCGGAGTACAAGCAGGACGTGCTCGGGAGGTTCGCCGGCGGGGACTGA
- a CDS encoding queuosine precursor transporter, translated as MTSSDRIPPTTPAEAGPADRAADGAAFAAVTRSYYPAIIAIFAPLLLISNLCATKGVAFGPVVGEWSIITDGGFFLFPLAYVLGDVLSEVYGFRATRRAILLGFGVAALGALAFWVTSILPAADFYENQDAFDTVTQAYFQVLAASLAGYLVGQTLNAYVLVRIKEVTRERHLWARLIGSTVVGELADTLVFCLIAAGAIGLSGAGDMTTYVVLGFVYKTAIEVLLMPVTYRVIAALKAREPSYAVRPRVDG; from the coding sequence GTGACATCCTCCGACCGCATCCCCCCGACGACCCCGGCCGAGGCGGGCCCCGCGGACCGCGCCGCAGACGGGGCGGCGTTCGCCGCGGTCACCCGTTCGTACTACCCGGCGATCATCGCGATCTTCGCCCCCCTGCTGCTGATCTCCAACCTCTGCGCCACCAAGGGCGTCGCGTTCGGCCCGGTCGTCGGCGAGTGGTCGATCATCACCGACGGCGGCTTCTTCCTGTTCCCCCTCGCGTACGTGCTGGGCGACGTGCTGAGCGAGGTCTACGGCTTCCGTGCCACACGCCGCGCCATCCTCCTCGGGTTCGGCGTGGCGGCGCTCGGCGCGCTGGCCTTCTGGGTGACGTCGATCCTGCCCGCCGCGGACTTCTATGAGAATCAGGACGCCTTCGACACCGTCACCCAGGCGTACTTCCAGGTCCTCGCCGCCAGCCTGGCCGGATACCTGGTGGGCCAGACGCTCAACGCCTACGTCCTGGTCCGCATCAAGGAGGTCACGCGCGAGCGCCACCTGTGGGCACGCTTGATCGGCTCCACCGTGGTGGGCGAACTCGCGGACACGCTGGTGTTCTGCCTCATCGCGGCGGGCGCCATCGGGCTCAGCGGGGCGGGCGACATGACGACCTACGTGGTGCTCGGCTTCGTCTACAAGACCGCCATCGAAGTGCTGCTCATGCCGGTCACCTACCGCGTGATCGCGGCGCTCAAGGCGCGCGAGCCCAGCTACGCCGTCCGGCCCCGCGTCGACGGGTGA
- the gluQRS gene encoding tRNA glutamyl-Q(34) synthetase GluQRS — MTAHRPLPDGHDGPAAGRFAPSPSGDLHLGNLRTALLAWLFARTTGRRFLLRVEDLDRVRPGAEDRQLADLRALGLDWDGPVSHQSQRRAGYDEAIGRLASAGLVYECYCTRREILQAPSAPHAPGGAYPGTCRDLTPAQRAERRAARPSPALRLRSTVAECTVTDVLHGEYTGMVDDLVLRRGDGTPAYNLAVVVDDAAQGIDQVVRGDDLLSSAPRQAYLAATLGLAVPEYAHVPLVLGPQGKRLAKRDGAVTLADFAAAGPGAAARALSAIAVSLRLADPRETVTAETLRTRFSPSSLPRGPWVYHPA; from the coding sequence ATGACCGCGCACCGACCCCTCCCCGACGGGCACGACGGACCCGCCGCCGGCCGATTCGCCCCCAGCCCGTCCGGCGACCTGCACCTGGGCAACCTGCGGACGGCGCTGCTGGCGTGGCTGTTCGCCCGCACCACCGGCCGCAGGTTCCTGCTGCGGGTCGAGGACCTCGACCGCGTGCGCCCGGGCGCCGAGGACCGCCAGCTCGCGGACCTGCGCGCGCTGGGGCTAGACTGGGACGGGCCGGTATCGCACCAGTCGCAGCGTCGCGCCGGCTACGACGAAGCCATCGGCAGGCTGGCCTCGGCCGGTCTCGTCTACGAGTGCTACTGCACACGCAGGGAGATCCTGCAGGCGCCGTCCGCGCCCCACGCGCCGGGCGGGGCGTACCCGGGGACCTGCCGCGATCTCACCCCGGCGCAGCGGGCGGAGCGCCGCGCGGCGCGCCCCAGCCCCGCACTGCGGCTGCGGTCGACGGTCGCCGAGTGCACGGTGACCGACGTCCTGCACGGCGAGTACACCGGCATGGTCGACGACCTGGTGCTGCGCCGCGGCGACGGCACCCCGGCCTACAACCTCGCGGTGGTGGTGGACGACGCCGCGCAGGGCATCGACCAGGTGGTGCGGGGCGACGACCTGCTCAGCTCGGCCCCGCGCCAGGCCTACCTCGCCGCGACGCTGGGGCTTGCGGTGCCCGAGTACGCGCACGTGCCGCTGGTGTTGGGGCCGCAGGGCAAGCGTCTGGCCAAGCGTGACGGCGCCGTGACCCTCGCCGACTTCGCCGCCGCAGGGCCGGGCGCCGCCGCGCGGGCACTGTCCGCCATCGCCGTGTCCCTGCGCCTGGCCGACCCCCGCGAGACGGTCACCGCGGAGACGCTGCGCACGCGCTTCTCCCCGTCGTCGCTCCCCCGCGGGCCGTGGGTGTATCACCCGGCCTGA